One Opitutaceae bacterium DNA segment encodes these proteins:
- the urtC gene encoding urea ABC transporter permease subunit UrtC — protein sequence MPTNTKRLKIEVGIVGVVALFLIVVFPWMHSAGMVSSFTVNLWGKYLCYALLAISVDLLWGYTGLLSLGQALFFSLGGYMIGMHLMLMIGELGVYAQAGKNPNFLPDFMVFLGHTFLPSFWRPFYSFGFAMLMVFVLPGVIAWVFGYLAFRSRIRGVYFSILTQALTYGASLMFFRNDMLMGGNNGFTDFKRILGHEITSPTTYRVLFVLTAVTLLLVYVGCRWLSTTKFGLVQKAIRDGENRVLFSGYAASHYKLFVFVLSSLIAAIGGALYVPQVGIINPSEMTPDKSLEAVVWVAVGGRATLVGPIIGAVGINALKSWATREFPDLWLIILGLLFIIVVLLLPGGVVSLPARIKAALNRRKASAQSETPEKAVETKAKS from the coding sequence ATGCCCACAAACACGAAGCGCCTTAAAATTGAAGTGGGAATCGTCGGCGTAGTCGCGCTTTTCCTGATCGTGGTCTTCCCTTGGATGCACTCGGCGGGGATGGTAAGCTCGTTTACCGTCAATCTTTGGGGCAAGTACCTTTGCTATGCCTTGCTGGCAATCTCGGTGGACCTGCTTTGGGGTTACACTGGCTTGCTAAGCCTGGGCCAGGCGCTCTTTTTCAGCCTCGGCGGATACATGATCGGCATGCACCTGATGCTGATGATTGGTGAGCTTGGCGTGTACGCTCAAGCCGGCAAGAACCCGAATTTTCTGCCCGACTTCATGGTGTTCCTTGGGCACACATTCCTCCCTTCGTTTTGGAGGCCGTTCTACTCCTTCGGCTTCGCCATGCTCATGGTGTTTGTACTGCCTGGCGTAATTGCGTGGGTCTTCGGCTACCTGGCGTTCCGGTCGCGAATTCGGGGTGTGTACTTCTCGATCCTCACCCAGGCGCTGACTTACGGGGCATCATTGATGTTCTTCCGCAACGACATGCTGATGGGCGGCAACAACGGGTTCACTGACTTCAAGCGAATCCTTGGGCATGAGATCACCTCACCGACGACCTACCGCGTCCTGTTCGTCCTCACTGCGGTCACGTTGCTGCTCGTTTACGTCGGTTGCCGCTGGTTGAGCACGACGAAGTTCGGCCTGGTCCAGAAGGCGATCCGCGACGGTGAAAATCGGGTGCTCTTCAGCGGTTATGCAGCGTCCCACTACAAGCTGTTTGTCTTCGTATTGAGTTCCCTCATCGCCGCGATTGGTGGCGCACTCTATGTGCCGCAGGTGGGGATCATCAATCCCTCTGAAATGACTCCGGACAAGTCACTCGAGGCAGTCGTGTGGGTGGCGGTCGGTGGGCGAGCGACGCTGGTCGGCCCAATCATCGGGGCGGTCGGCATCAATGCGCTCAAGAGTTGGGCCACACGGGAGTTTCCCGACTTGTGGCTGATCATCCTCGGCCTGCTCTTCATCATTGTTGTGCTCCTGTTGCCAGGTGGAGTTGTCAGCCTGCCCGCGCGCATCAAGGCCGCACTTAACCGTCGCAAGGCATCCGCGCAGTCGGAGACACCGGAGAAAGCCGTCGAAACGAAAGCCAAGTCATGA
- the urtB gene encoding urea ABC transporter permease subunit UrtB, with the protein MRLPLLTLILLLAAAWLPMNAAEMTSRELIAKAAVTKANPEKLALLNQLAGRGDPEIKILLSAWREDSLYLFAEPDGAKVPVVLAGEKDSTGLFAAVRVADGSPLVDASGTPVRLAPGKLPAAEHTSALRRAMKAVLDLVDLSDPDPLKRIQAVSTLGFAQAADKLPVLKALLEKEKEPRVIRAIREAIAVIELKVGDRAAKLGALLTLKELHSLSSADFLKSAQKEFETSKDAELADAARSALLAVEEHRTAVNFWGTLFRGLSAGSVLLVVAIGLAITFGLMRVINMAHGEMIAVGAYTTYLVQNVFGAGMALSPFGKFTITLPGLNASGFAYDAYFLVSLPLSFFTAAAVGVLLERSVIRFLYRRPLESLLATWGVSLVLQQVFRLIFGANNVQVASPTFLSGNFTVNDVILGWNRLFVIGFAVLIIIGVWLLLTRTPLGLLMRAVMQNRTMASCMGVRTERVNMMTFGLGSGLAGLAGAFVSQISNVGPSLGQNYIVDCFMTVVVGGVGNLSGTIVSAVGIGMVDQSLQQILLNPVLGKILVLVAIILFLQWRPAGIFVTRGRGLED; encoded by the coding sequence GTGCGTCTTCCCTTACTCACCCTAATTCTCCTGCTCGCGGCGGCTTGGCTGCCGATGAATGCGGCGGAGATGACCTCGCGCGAACTGATCGCCAAGGCGGCGGTTACGAAAGCGAACCCGGAGAAGCTCGCACTACTCAATCAACTTGCAGGAAGGGGTGATCCTGAGATCAAGATTTTGCTCTCTGCCTGGCGTGAGGACTCCCTCTACCTCTTTGCCGAACCCGACGGCGCGAAGGTTCCGGTCGTGCTTGCGGGGGAAAAAGATTCGACGGGGCTGTTCGCCGCCGTCCGCGTGGCGGACGGAAGTCCGCTCGTGGACGCGTCTGGAACCCCGGTTCGCCTCGCGCCGGGAAAGCTGCCCGCGGCTGAACACACCTCGGCGTTGCGACGGGCGATGAAGGCCGTTCTTGATTTGGTGGACCTCAGTGACCCCGACCCGCTCAAACGGATTCAAGCTGTCTCCACCTTGGGCTTCGCCCAGGCCGCAGACAAGCTTCCCGTGCTAAAGGCGCTCCTTGAAAAGGAGAAGGAGCCGCGGGTTATTCGTGCCATCCGCGAAGCGATCGCCGTCATCGAACTTAAGGTCGGCGACCGCGCTGCGAAGCTCGGTGCTCTCCTGACGCTCAAGGAGCTCCATTCTCTCTCGAGCGCCGACTTTCTCAAATCCGCCCAAAAGGAGTTCGAAACCTCTAAGGACGCTGAACTCGCTGACGCCGCCCGCTCGGCGCTGCTTGCCGTGGAAGAGCACCGGACAGCGGTCAATTTCTGGGGCACGTTGTTTCGTGGCCTGAGTGCAGGCAGCGTCCTTCTGGTCGTCGCGATCGGGCTCGCGATCACCTTCGGCCTCATGCGCGTCATCAACATGGCGCATGGCGAGATGATCGCAGTTGGCGCCTACACCACCTACCTCGTCCAGAACGTTTTTGGCGCAGGAATGGCGCTTTCGCCGTTCGGAAAATTCACGATCACGCTGCCCGGTCTCAATGCCAGTGGCTTCGCGTACGATGCCTACTTCCTCGTGTCGTTGCCATTGAGTTTCTTCACCGCGGCAGCAGTGGGTGTGCTGCTGGAACGCTCGGTGATCCGGTTTCTTTACCGGCGACCCCTCGAGAGCCTTTTGGCAACGTGGGGTGTCTCGTTGGTGTTGCAACAGGTGTTTCGGCTCATCTTCGGAGCGAACAATGTCCAAGTGGCCAGCCCTACGTTCCTCAGCGGCAACTTCACGGTCAATGATGTGATTCTTGGTTGGAACCGGCTTTTCGTGATCGGATTTGCAGTTCTGATCATCATCGGTGTGTGGCTTCTGCTCACCCGTACTCCCCTCGGACTGCTCATGCGCGCAGTGATGCAGAATCGCACAATGGCGTCATGCATGGGCGTCAGGACGGAGCGCGTCAATATGATGACCTTTGGGCTGGGAAGCGGCCTCGCCGGTCTTGCAGGCGCCTTTGTTTCGCAGATCAGCAATGTGGGTCCGTCACTCGGCCAGAACTACATCGTGGACTGCTTCATGACAGTGGTGGTCGGCGGCGTGGGAAACCTCTCCGGCACGATTGTGAGCGCGGTGGGCATTGGAATGGTGGACCAGTCGCTGCAGCAGATCCTGTTGAATCCCGTCCTTGGCAAGATCCTCGTGCTCGTCGCCATTATTCTCTTCTTGCAGTGGCGGCCTGCCGGGATCTTCGTAACCCGCGGTCGCGGCCTGGAGGACTAA
- a CDS encoding transporter substrate-binding protein gives MISKFGKILAGASIAAASFLTSLSAADKAVKVGVLHSLSGTMAISETSLRDVLLFTFDEINAKGGVLGHKIEPVVVDGASNWPLFKEKAEQLLVQDKVAVVFGCWTSVSRKSVLPVFEKENGLLFYPVQYEGEEESQNVCYTAEAVNQQATPAVDYYLQEGKKRFYLLGSDYVYPQTTNLVLLEYLLSKGVPLENIGGGFKKDASGKIISAGKYTPFGHNDYQQIVAEIKQFAASGDACVISTLNGDTNVPFFKEYAAAGLTAETCPVVSFSISEDEFRGLPAKQLVGQLGCWTYFQSIDTPANAKFVANFQSWLQKSTVPGIVKEGRVTCSPMVLSYVGAYLWKAAVEKAGSFEVDKVRAAWKSGISFDGPGGTVTTQPNMHLTKNVYIGETKADGQFKILNEFKAVYGEPWLKGKFK, from the coding sequence ATGATCTCCAAATTCGGAAAAATCCTCGCCGGGGCTAGCATCGCCGCGGCTTCCTTCCTCACCTCGCTTTCCGCGGCAGATAAAGCCGTCAAGGTTGGCGTCCTTCACTCCCTTTCTGGCACCATGGCCATCTCGGAGACCTCGCTCCGTGACGTGCTGCTGTTCACTTTCGACGAAATCAACGCCAAGGGCGGCGTTCTCGGCCACAAGATCGAGCCGGTCGTCGTCGACGGAGCCTCCAACTGGCCGCTGTTCAAAGAGAAAGCTGAGCAATTGCTTGTTCAGGACAAGGTCGCGGTTGTCTTCGGCTGCTGGACTTCGGTGAGCCGCAAGTCGGTGCTCCCTGTGTTTGAAAAGGAAAACGGTCTTCTCTTCTATCCGGTGCAATACGAGGGCGAAGAGGAAAGCCAGAATGTGTGCTACACCGCGGAAGCCGTGAACCAACAAGCCACTCCCGCCGTCGATTACTACCTGCAGGAAGGTAAGAAGAGGTTCTACCTCCTCGGCTCTGACTACGTCTACCCGCAAACCACCAACCTCGTGCTCCTGGAGTATCTCCTGAGCAAGGGAGTTCCCCTCGAGAACATCGGTGGTGGCTTCAAGAAGGACGCTTCCGGCAAGATCATCTCCGCCGGCAAATACACGCCATTCGGTCACAACGACTACCAGCAGATCGTCGCCGAGATCAAACAATTCGCCGCCTCTGGCGACGCGTGCGTGATCAGCACCCTGAACGGCGACACAAACGTGCCCTTCTTCAAGGAGTACGCCGCCGCCGGTCTCACGGCCGAAACGTGCCCTGTCGTTTCCTTCTCGATCTCCGAGGACGAGTTCCGCGGTCTTCCCGCGAAACAGCTCGTCGGGCAGCTCGGTTGCTGGACCTACTTCCAGTCGATTGACACGCCGGCCAACGCAAAGTTTGTGGCCAACTTCCAATCCTGGCTCCAAAAGTCGACGGTCCCTGGCATCGTGAAGGAAGGCCGCGTGACCTGCTCGCCCATGGTGCTCAGCTACGTTGGCGCCTACCTCTGGAAGGCCGCAGTCGAAAAGGCTGGTTCCTTCGAAGTCGACAAGGTCCGCGCCGCTTGGAAATCCGGCATCTCATTTGATGGCCCCGGTGGCACCGTCACCACCCAGCCGAACATGCACCTCACGAAGAATGTTTACATCGGCGAGACCAAGGCCGATGGCCAGTTCAAGATTCTCAATGAATTCAAGGCGGTTTACGGCGAGCCCTGGCTCAAGGGCAAGTTCAAGTAA
- a CDS encoding outer membrane beta-barrel protein, whose product MHNRIKQIGGVAAAALALSATASADVKLNENFSVGGYAAGSYRGYEEADWDKFDLDAAKLAFNTTFSPVSGTASIYYTGATPGDDLTLLDAYVNYDAGSGVTITGGKFLSWLGYEAFDIPNMTQISYANGDFLAPIPGYHSGIKIGYSDKAYSAGFAIVDSVYGGNAFKGDGELKSNQGYEAYVSYTGVEGLTLWGGLGYQTEGDFMRDEDGQKVYTNGGAGEETFVWDIWAQYAINSQLTVAGEFVSKESFSADGTNWLAYLSYAFDPKVSLVARVSGEDVDDGPSFTKYTVSPTYKLTDNLFIRAEVSLYEYSDYVLDSDTFYGVQAVFKF is encoded by the coding sequence ATGCATAATCGCATCAAACAAATTGGCGGCGTGGCAGCAGCCGCGCTTGCGCTCAGCGCCACTGCCTCCGCAGACGTCAAGCTCAACGAAAACTTCTCGGTCGGTGGCTACGCCGCCGGTTCCTATCGCGGGTACGAGGAAGCCGATTGGGACAAATTCGACCTCGATGCCGCCAAGCTGGCATTCAACACCACCTTCAGCCCGGTCTCCGGCACCGCCAGCATCTACTACACCGGTGCGACCCCTGGCGATGACCTCACGCTCCTCGATGCGTATGTCAATTACGACGCGGGCAGCGGCGTGACGATCACGGGTGGCAAGTTCCTCAGCTGGCTCGGCTACGAGGCGTTTGATATCCCGAACATGACGCAGATCAGCTACGCGAACGGCGATTTCCTGGCGCCGATCCCTGGCTATCACTCGGGCATCAAGATCGGATACTCGGACAAGGCTTATTCGGCCGGCTTCGCGATCGTGGACTCCGTGTACGGCGGCAACGCCTTTAAGGGGGACGGCGAACTCAAGTCCAACCAGGGATACGAGGCATACGTTTCCTATACCGGTGTCGAGGGCCTGACCCTTTGGGGCGGCCTTGGCTACCAGACCGAAGGCGACTTCATGCGCGATGAGGACGGCCAGAAGGTCTACACCAACGGTGGCGCTGGCGAAGAGACCTTCGTCTGGGATATCTGGGCGCAATACGCGATCAACAGCCAGCTCACGGTTGCCGGTGAATTTGTCAGCAAGGAGAGCTTCTCCGCGGACGGCACCAACTGGCTCGCCTACCTGAGCTACGCGTTCGACCCCAAGGTCTCGCTCGTCGCCCGCGTGAGTGGCGAGGATGTGGATGATGGTCCGAGCTTCACGAAGTACACGGTCTCGCCGACGTACAAGCTCACGGACAATCTCTTCATCCGCGCCGAAGTCTCGCTGTACGAGTACAGCGACTACGTCCTGGACTCGGACACGTTCTACGGCGTACAAGCCGTATTCAAGTTCTAA
- a CDS encoding phage regulatory CII family protein yields the protein MESHELLKDLLKETSAKQVASEMGLSLSLIYKWAEPPLEGSGANNPLDRIEQLIRITHDRRIAQWVCERAGGFFIANPDGRHGHRELMPATNNIIQEFADMLQVIAVAAGDQKITAEEARDIRGRWEELKSATEGFVQAAEQGRFSVIESRLKEPVRSEERK from the coding sequence ATGGAGTCCCACGAGCTTCTGAAGGACCTTTTGAAGGAAACGAGCGCCAAGCAAGTCGCGTCTGAAATGGGCCTGTCCCTGTCCCTCATTTACAAATGGGCCGAGCCGCCCCTCGAAGGCAGTGGGGCGAACAACCCGCTCGATCGGATCGAGCAACTGATCCGCATCACGCATGATCGGCGTATCGCGCAATGGGTGTGCGAGCGGGCAGGAGGATTTTTCATAGCCAACCCGGACGGGCGCCATGGCCACCGGGAACTCATGCCGGCCACGAACAACATCATCCAGGAATTTGCCGATATGTTACAAGTGATCGCGGTCGCCGCGGGCGATCAGAAGATCACGGCGGAAGAGGCGCGGGACATCCGCGGCCGATGGGAGGAGTTGAAAAGCGCGACCGAGGGATTCGTTCAGGCGGCCGAGCAGGGCCGTTTCTCCGTGATTGAAAGCCGACTGAAGGAGCCGGTGCGTTCCGAGGAGCGGAAGTAA